A genomic region of Brienomyrus brachyistius isolate T26 chromosome 6, BBRACH_0.4, whole genome shotgun sequence contains the following coding sequences:
- the acvr1ba gene encoding activin A receptor type 1Ba: protein MQSDGNLADMATRRTILTLLALAGLFRASVALRCNCTQCEKTDYECETDGACMVSTSHIEGQELHIRICITQDKLVPPGQPFYCLSAEGLLNTHCCYTDYCNSVDLKAPIGTAEKQAGEGWLGPVELVAIIAGPVFLLCVLLVVGVFLFQHHQRAYSHRQRLDVEDPSCDHLYLAKDKTLQDLIFDLSTSGSGSGLPLFVQRTVARTIVLQEIIGKGRFGEVWRGRWRGGDVAVKIFSSREERSWFREAEIYQTIMLRHENILGFIAADNKDNGTWTQLWLVSDYHEHGSLFDYLNYYTVSIEGMVKLTLSAASGLAHLHMEILGTQGKPGIAHRDLKSKNILVKKNCTCAIADLGLAVRHESITDTIDIAPNQRVGTKRYMAPEVLDETINMKHFDSFKCADIYALGLVYWEIARRCNAGGVHEEYQLPYYDLVPPDPSIEEMRKVVCEQRLRPSVPNWWQSYEALRVMAKIMRECWYANGAARLTALRIKKTLSQLSVQEDIKI from the exons CTTTGAGGTGCAACTGCACGCAGTGCGAGAAGACCGACTATGAGTGCGAGACAGATGGCGCCTGCATGGTGTCCACCTCCCACATCGAGGGCCAGGAGCTCCACATCCGCATCTGCATCACGCAGGACAAGCTGGTGCCTCCGGGGCAGCCCTTCTACTGCCTGAGCGCCGAGGGGCTGCTCAACACCCACTGCTGCTACACTGACTACTGCAACAGCGTCGACCTCAAGGCCCCCATTG GAACGGCAGAAAAGCAGGCAGGTGAGGGCTGGCTGGGCCCCGTGGAGCTGGTGGCCATCATCGCGGGCCCCGTGTTCCTCCTGTGCGTGCTGCTGGTCGTGGGCGTCTTCCTCTTCCAGCACCACCAGCGTGCATACAGCCACCGGCAGCGGCTGGACGTGGAGGACCCCTCCTGTGACCATCTCTATCTGGCCAAGGACAAGACCCTGCAGGACCTCATATTTGACCTGTCCACCTCCGGCTCTGGTTCTG GCCTGCCCCTGTTTGTACAGCGGACTGTGGCACGGACCATCGTGCTGCAGGAGATCATCGGGAAAGGCCGCTTCGGGGAGGTGTGGCGAGGCAGGTGGCGCGGTGGCGATGTGGCCGTCAAGATCTTCTCATCCCGCGAGGAACGTTCCTGGTTCCGCGAGGCTGAAATCTACCAGACCATCATGCTTCGGCATGAGAACATCCTCGGCTTCATCGCGGCCGACAACAAGG ACAACGGCACCTGGACTCAGTTGTGGCTGGTGTCAGACTACCACGAGCATGGTTCCTTGTTTGACTACCTGAACTACTACACGGTCTCCATCGAGGGCATGGTTAAGCTGACGCTGTCGGCGGCCAGCGGTCTGGCCCACCTTCACATGGAGATCCTAGGCACACAGG GTAAGCCGGGGATCGCCCACCGCGACCTCAAATCCAAGAACATCCTGGTGAAGAAGAACTGCACGTGTGCAATCGCAGACCTGGGCCTAGCTGTGCGCCACGAGTCCATCACAGACACCATCGACATCGCTCCCAACCAGCGTGTAGGAACCAAGAG GTATATGGCTCCCGAGGTCTTGGATGAGACCATCAACATGAAGCACTTTGACTCGTTCAAGTGCGCCGACATCTACGCTTTGGGCCTTGTGTATTGGGAGATCGCACGCCGCTGCAACGCTGGAG GAGTCCACGAAGAGTACCAGCTGCCTTACTACGACCTGGTACCCCCTGACCCGTCCATCGAGGAGATGAGGAAGGTGGTGTGTGAGCAGAGGCTTCGCCCCAGTGTGCCCAACTGGTGGCAGAGTTACGAG GCCTTGCGTGTGATGGCGAAGATCATGCGGGAGTGCTGGTACGCCAACGGGGCGGCCCGACTGACAGCTCTGCGCATCAAGAAGACACTGTCCCAGTTGAGTGTGCAGGAGGACATCAAGATCTGA